From one Anabas testudineus chromosome 21, fAnaTes1.2, whole genome shotgun sequence genomic stretch:
- the tbc1d4 gene encoding TBC1 domain family member 4 isoform X6, with product MYQLSRLLHDYHHELYNHFEEHEISPSLYAAPWFLTLFASQFPLGFVSRIFDFVFVQGTEVIFKVALCLLSSHEGEIVECDSFESIVDYLKTTLPTLTQTVMEQTIAKVMEMDISKQLHAYEVEYHVLQDEMLDVGSMPDDSDRLDKLEKTNAQLKKQNMDLLEKLQAARQKIQTLETSVENFLSRESKMKHMIRSLEQERAAYQKTIERMRSCLPSDALTDVEMTQIKTGPNGKAKTAAKKP from the exons ATGTACCAGCTCTCCAGGCTGTTGCACGACTACCACCACGAGTTGTACAACCACTTTGAGGAGCACGAGATCTCCCCGAGCCTCTACGCAGCACCGTGGTTCCTCACTCTCTTCGCCTCACAGTTCCCCCTCGGCTTTGTGTCCCGCATCTttg attTTGTATTTGTCCAGGGGACCGAGGTAATCTTTAAAGTAGCCCTCTGTCTGCTGAGCAGCCATGAGGGGGAGATAGTGGAGTGTGACAGCTTTGAGAGCATTGTGGACTATCTGAAAACTACACTTCCAACCCTCACTCAGACAGTGATGGAGCAGACCATTGCAAAG GTAATGGAGATGGACATCTCCAAGCAGCTGCACGCGTATGAGGTGGAGTACCACGTCTTGCAGGATGAGATGTTAGACGTTGGATCGATGCCCGATGACTCTGACCGACTTGACAAACTCGAAAAGACAAATGCACAGTTGAAGAAACAGAACATGGATCTGCTGGAAAAACTTCAG GCGGCACGGCAGAAGATTCAGACACTGGAGACGAGCGTGGAGAACTTCCTTTCTCGGGAGAGCAAAATGAAGCATATGATTCGCTCTCTGGAGCAGGAGAGGGCAGCTTACCAGAAGACCATTGAACGCATGCGCTCGTGCCTTCCCTCTGACGCTCTGACAGATGTGGAGATGACCCAGATCAAAACAGGACCCAATGGGAAAGCCAAAACTGCAGCCAAGAAGCCCTGA
- the tbc1d4 gene encoding TBC1 domain family member 4 isoform X5 has translation MSEQVSITTLIQMYQLSRLLHDYHHELYNHFEEHEISPSLYAAPWFLTLFASQFPLGFVSRIFDFVFVQGTEVIFKVALCLLSSHEGEIVECDSFESIVDYLKTTLPTLTQTVMEQTIAKVMEMDISKQLHAYEVEYHVLQDEMLDVGSMPDDSDRLDKLEKTNAQLKKQNMDLLEKLQAARQKIQTLETSVENFLSRESKMKHMIRSLEQERAAYQKTIERMRSCLPSDALTDVEMTQIKTGPNGKAKTAAKKP, from the exons ATGTCTGAGCAAGTATCTATAACAACACTG aTTCAGATGTACCAGCTCTCCAGGCTGTTGCACGACTACCACCACGAGTTGTACAACCACTTTGAGGAGCACGAGATCTCCCCGAGCCTCTACGCAGCACCGTGGTTCCTCACTCTCTTCGCCTCACAGTTCCCCCTCGGCTTTGTGTCCCGCATCTttg attTTGTATTTGTCCAGGGGACCGAGGTAATCTTTAAAGTAGCCCTCTGTCTGCTGAGCAGCCATGAGGGGGAGATAGTGGAGTGTGACAGCTTTGAGAGCATTGTGGACTATCTGAAAACTACACTTCCAACCCTCACTCAGACAGTGATGGAGCAGACCATTGCAAAG GTAATGGAGATGGACATCTCCAAGCAGCTGCACGCGTATGAGGTGGAGTACCACGTCTTGCAGGATGAGATGTTAGACGTTGGATCGATGCCCGATGACTCTGACCGACTTGACAAACTCGAAAAGACAAATGCACAGTTGAAGAAACAGAACATGGATCTGCTGGAAAAACTTCAG GCGGCACGGCAGAAGATTCAGACACTGGAGACGAGCGTGGAGAACTTCCTTTCTCGGGAGAGCAAAATGAAGCATATGATTCGCTCTCTGGAGCAGGAGAGGGCAGCTTACCAGAAGACCATTGAACGCATGCGCTCGTGCCTTCCCTCTGACGCTCTGACAGATGTGGAGATGACCCAGATCAAAACAGGACCCAATGGGAAAGCCAAAACTGCAGCCAAGAAGCCCTGA